A stretch of the Lolium perenne isolate Kyuss_39 chromosome 3, Kyuss_2.0, whole genome shotgun sequence genome encodes the following:
- the LOC139838532 gene encoding uncharacterized protein — MWKERNSKEPVEEEIDEPESSLEEKEEEIDEPESSLDEKEEESDEQKEEEWISYPCQPSNESNSLSLTLFDCPPCLPKEDECYVPVDSLEIFPMSKTCENNYATVIHDNPCYFDKSYDNALFVPDVEMHGTKEFCLANVYDKSLDDGPMLLDNINCTTNENGIGEVLTLSRSPISLEIDQSSCYIIDKSGFESFNPAIFELDKIYMFMDHEKHALCDSYIVEFVHEATENYYERGKHGYMHLNNVKFPLFMLRIVKLLLFYLATLVTLFFMNLFVCKIPFHRKWVRLKCVLNLLFDTLFCFNSYSLRVHH; from the coding sequence gaacctgtggaagaagaaattgatgaacctgagagCTCATTGgaggaaaaagaggaggaaattgatgaacctgaaagctcattggatgaaaaagaagaggagagtgatgaacaaaaggaggaagaatggattagctacccatgtcaaccttctaatgagagtaactctttatctcttacactatttgattgtcctccatgcttaccgaaagaggatgaatgttatgttcctgttgattctcttgaaatattccctatgagtaaaacttgtgagaataattatgctactgttattcatgataatccatgctactttgataaatcttatgataatgctttgtttgtgcctgatgtcgaaatgcatggtactaaagagttttgcttggcaaatgtttatgataaatctctagatgatggtcctatgttacttgataatattaattgtactactaatgaaaatgggattggagaggtcttgactttatctaggagtcccatatctcttgagattgatcaatcatcttgttatattattgataaaagtgggtttgaaagttttaatcccgctatttttgagcttgataaaatttatatgtttatggatcatgagaaacatgctttatgtgatagttatattgttgagtttgttcatgaagctactgaaaattattatgagagagggaaacatggttatatgcatcttaataatgttaagtttcccctctttatgttgagaattgtgaagttactcttgttttatcttgctacgcttgtcactttgttcttcatgaatttatttgtgtgcaagattccttttcataggaagtgggttagacttaaatgtgttttgaatttgctttttgatactctcttttgcttcaattcttattccttacgagtgcatcattaa